A stretch of Schaalia odontolytica DNA encodes these proteins:
- a CDS encoding class I SAM-dependent methyltransferase — protein sequence MSALTPILSSPGWELLESLQAKQATNPIPLPELGSALRASGLDADLVVAVLTQLALRQAARSKFGPFASHMVFTRDGLEQATRLVVAARHAQRFRDCGATRVADLGCGIGSDAMAIAGLGMNVLAVDIDPDTAGAVAANLRAFEGAEVRLGDVTDLDMDELAAEGVDAIFADPARRTGASRGSARITDPEQWSPPLSLALGWASTIERVGIKVAPGIAYEHIPSSWHAQWVSVDGDLVEASLWSPALSPEGRGRSCLLLDEAGAAHSLSTPEGYAPNAPAARVEVAPLGAMVAEPDSAVIRSGLLGRLADEVGAGIVSDKIAYLTGDDLPDSPFYDRFEVLAVTNLRAKAISAELRTRGAGSVEIKKRGADINPDDLRKSLKLGGGDEQLTVIATRVDGRHRAIICRRLAKNL from the coding sequence GTGAGCGCCCTGACACCCATTCTGTCCTCCCCCGGCTGGGAGCTGCTGGAGTCCCTGCAAGCGAAGCAGGCCACCAACCCCATCCCGCTGCCCGAGCTCGGATCCGCCCTGCGCGCCTCCGGCCTCGACGCAGACCTCGTGGTCGCAGTCCTCACCCAGCTGGCCTTGCGCCAGGCCGCGCGTTCAAAATTTGGCCCGTTTGCCTCTCACATGGTGTTCACCCGCGACGGCCTCGAGCAGGCGACACGCCTCGTCGTGGCAGCCCGCCACGCTCAGCGATTCAGGGATTGCGGCGCGACGCGCGTCGCGGACCTTGGCTGCGGCATTGGGTCGGATGCCATGGCGATCGCCGGCCTGGGCATGAACGTGCTGGCGGTCGACATCGATCCCGATACCGCCGGCGCCGTGGCCGCGAACCTGCGAGCCTTCGAAGGGGCAGAGGTGCGCCTCGGGGACGTCACCGACCTCGACATGGACGAGCTGGCCGCCGAGGGCGTCGACGCAATCTTCGCCGACCCGGCCCGCCGCACGGGCGCCTCGCGCGGGTCGGCGCGCATCACGGACCCGGAGCAGTGGTCTCCTCCCCTCTCGCTCGCCCTCGGCTGGGCCTCCACGATCGAACGAGTCGGCATCAAGGTGGCGCCGGGCATCGCGTACGAGCACATCCCCTCCTCCTGGCACGCGCAGTGGGTGAGCGTGGACGGTGATCTCGTCGAGGCCTCGCTCTGGTCCCCCGCCCTGTCCCCCGAGGGCCGTGGGCGCTCCTGCCTCCTCTTGGACGAGGCCGGGGCCGCCCATTCGCTCTCCACACCCGAGGGGTACGCACCCAACGCCCCCGCAGCCCGCGTGGAGGTCGCTCCCCTGGGCGCAATGGTTGCCGAGCCCGACAGCGCGGTTATCCGCTCGGGCCTCCTGGGACGCCTCGCGGACGAGGTCGGCGCGGGCATCGTGTCCGACAAGATCGCCTACCTGACCGGGGATGACCTGCCCGATTCCCCCTTCTACGACCGCTTCGAGGTCCTCGCAGTGACCAACCTGCGAGCAAAGGCGATTTCCGCCGAGCTACGCACGCGCGGCGCGGGCAGCGTCGAGATCAAGAAGCGCGGCGCCGACATCAACCCCGACGACCTGCGTAAATCGCTGAAACTGGGCGGAGGCGACGAGCAGCTGACCGTCATCGCGACGCGCGTGGACGGGCGCCACCGCGCGATCATCTGCCGACGGTTGGCTAAAAACCTGTAA
- a CDS encoding transaldolase family protein has protein sequence MLILIDHANVDSIAKTLEYLPIDGVTTNPTILYREGKEPLEVLHSIKSLLPDGAQLHVQIVSQRADDMVAEARALRGEIGGNLFIKLPVTREGFAAIPRIVREGMQVTATGIHSSMQGFMAAKAGARYVAPYVNRMDNYGIDGVRVASEIHRTLRSYDLKADVLAASFKNSEQVLELVRQGVGAITAAPDVLAALIKNPATDAAIADQNRDFGFLVGERRTWLDLIKEK, from the coding sequence ATGCTCATCCTCATCGATCACGCGAACGTCGATTCCATCGCCAAGACCCTGGAATACCTGCCCATCGACGGCGTGACCACCAACCCGACGATCCTGTACCGCGAGGGCAAGGAACCCCTCGAGGTCTTGCACTCCATCAAGTCGCTCCTGCCCGACGGCGCTCAGCTGCACGTCCAGATCGTCTCCCAGCGTGCCGATGACATGGTCGCCGAGGCCCGCGCCCTGCGCGGCGAGATTGGCGGCAACCTCTTCATTAAGCTCCCCGTCACGCGTGAGGGCTTTGCCGCCATCCCGCGCATCGTGCGCGAAGGCATGCAGGTGACCGCGACCGGCATCCACTCCTCGATGCAGGGCTTCATGGCCGCCAAGGCCGGTGCCCGCTACGTTGCCCCATACGTGAACCGCATGGACAACTACGGCATTGACGGCGTGCGCGTCGCCTCCGAAATCCACCGTACCCTGCGTTCCTACGACCTGAAGGCCGACGTCCTGGCCGCGTCCTTCAAGAACTCCGAGCAGGTCCTCGAACTGGTCCGCCAGGGTGTGGGTGCCATCACCGCCGCCCCCGACGTGCTGGCCGCGCTCATCAAGAACCCCGCGACCGACGCCGCCATCGCGGACCAGAACCGCGACTTTGGCTTCCTCGTGGGCGAGCGCCGCACGTGGCTGGACCTCATCAAGGAAAAATGA
- a CDS encoding GuaB3 family IMP dehydrogenase-related protein, with the protein MSDEVEIGRGKRGRRAYTLDDIALVPSRRTRDPEDVNVGWQIDAYHVDIPLMAAPMDSVMSPETAIAFGRLGGIGVLDLDGLWTRYEDPTPILDHIAHLGEEESIATLQRVYSEPIKPSLITERLKQLREAGVVVAGKLSPQRVQKYWRAVVDAGVDLFIIRGSTVSAEHVSSRREPLNLKRFIYELDVPVIVGGVCTDTAALHLMRTGAAGVLVGFGGGAAHSTRQSLGVHAPMATAIADVAAARRDYMDESGGRYVHVIADGGIGRSGDLSRAIACGADAVMLGAAIARAEEAPGRGWHWGSEATHPDMPRGQRVHVGTTGTLEQILYGPSTRADGSLNFVGALKRTMASTGYSEVKDLQRAQVVVSPYSAS; encoded by the coding sequence ATGAGCGACGAAGTGGAAATCGGTCGTGGCAAGCGCGGACGCCGCGCCTACACGCTGGACGATATCGCCCTCGTGCCCTCGCGGCGCACCCGTGACCCCGAGGATGTCAACGTCGGCTGGCAGATCGACGCCTACCACGTCGATATCCCCCTGATGGCGGCCCCGATGGACTCGGTGATGAGTCCGGAGACCGCGATCGCTTTCGGCCGCCTCGGCGGCATCGGCGTGCTTGACCTGGACGGCCTGTGGACCCGCTACGAGGACCCCACCCCGATCCTCGACCACATCGCTCACCTGGGTGAGGAGGAGTCAATCGCCACCCTCCAGCGCGTCTACTCCGAGCCGATCAAGCCCTCGCTGATCACGGAGCGCCTCAAGCAGCTGCGCGAGGCCGGCGTGGTTGTTGCCGGAAAGCTCTCGCCTCAGCGCGTGCAGAAGTACTGGCGCGCGGTTGTGGACGCGGGCGTCGATCTATTCATCATTCGCGGCTCGACGGTGTCCGCCGAGCACGTGTCCTCGCGCCGCGAGCCCCTCAACCTGAAGCGCTTCATCTACGAGCTGGACGTCCCCGTCATCGTGGGCGGCGTCTGCACGGACACGGCGGCCCTGCACCTGATGCGCACGGGCGCGGCGGGCGTCCTCGTTGGCTTCGGTGGGGGAGCGGCTCACTCGACGCGCCAGTCCCTGGGCGTGCACGCGCCCATGGCGACGGCGATCGCGGACGTGGCCGCGGCCCGGCGCGACTATATGGACGAGTCCGGCGGCCGCTACGTGCACGTCATCGCCGACGGCGGCATCGGCCGCAGCGGCGACCTGTCGCGCGCGATCGCGTGCGGCGCGGACGCGGTCATGCTCGGCGCCGCCATCGCCCGCGCGGAGGAGGCTCCGGGACGTGGCTGGCACTGGGGCTCGGAGGCGACCCACCCGGACATGCCGCGCGGCCAGCGCGTTCACGTCGGCACGACGGGCACGCTCGAGCAGATCCTCTACGGCCCCTCGACGCGCGCGGACGGCTCCCTGAACTTCGTGGGCGCCCTCAAGCGGACCATGGCCTCGACGGGATACTCGGAGGTCAAGGACCTGCAGCGCGCCCAGGTGGTCGTCTCCCCGTACTCGGCGTCCTGA
- a CDS encoding exonuclease domain-containing protein yields MSWIDDPWMGFDTETTGVRALKDRLVTAALVLRIDGASYRSGISAPDQVATWLTDPGVEIPEQATAVHGITTEQARRDGRPIEEVLHELAGSIVEHWLRGYPVVAFNATYDITLVNQELRRHRLGSFEERLEGAPMLVVDPLVLDRKLDRFRKGKKTLTEMAPVYGAVASPDAHTAEVDVAMTLDVLAGMVDKYPQLASMSALELMDYQLQAHQDWAEDFEKYLRKQGKDANIDREWPQITPRGRGDDQE; encoded by the coding sequence ATGAGCTGGATCGACGACCCGTGGATGGGTTTTGACACCGAGACGACGGGCGTGCGCGCGCTAAAGGATCGTCTCGTCACCGCCGCGCTGGTGCTGCGCATCGACGGCGCTTCCTACCGCAGCGGCATCAGCGCCCCCGACCAGGTGGCCACGTGGCTGACCGACCCGGGCGTCGAGATCCCCGAGCAGGCCACGGCCGTCCACGGCATCACGACCGAGCAGGCGCGACGCGATGGCCGCCCCATCGAGGAGGTTCTGCACGAGCTGGCTGGCTCCATCGTCGAGCACTGGCTGCGCGGCTACCCGGTGGTCGCCTTCAACGCGACCTACGACATCACGCTGGTCAACCAGGAGCTGCGCCGCCACCGCCTGGGTTCCTTCGAGGAACGCCTGGAGGGCGCGCCCATGCTCGTCGTCGACCCGCTCGTCCTGGATCGTAAGCTCGACCGCTTCCGCAAGGGCAAGAAGACGCTGACAGAGATGGCGCCCGTCTACGGGGCGGTCGCCTCCCCCGACGCTCACACGGCCGAGGTCGACGTGGCCATGACGCTCGACGTGCTCGCCGGCATGGTGGACAAGTACCCGCAGCTGGCGTCCATGAGCGCCCTGGAACTCATGGACTACCAGCTCCAGGCTCACCAGGATTGGGCCGAGGACTTCGAGAAGTACCTGCGCAAGCAGGGCAAGGACGCGAACATCGATCGCGAGTGGCCACAGATCACGCCGCGAGGCCGCGGAGACGACCAGGAGTAA
- the guaB gene encoding IMP dehydrogenase has translation MGELATHDPFGLTGLTYDDVLLLPELTDVVPSSVDTSSRLTKNISLRIPLLSAAMDTVTEARMAIAMARQGGIGILHRNLSIEEQAAQVRQVKRSESGMVEDPVTVGPDATIDELDSLCGHYRVSGLPVVNEDGALLGIITNRDLRFVPQDQWATLRVRDCMTPRDQLVVGQVGISREHAKHLLAEHRVEKLPIVDDNDHLTGLITVKDFVKTEQYPNATKDSRGRLVVGAAVGYWGDTWERATALAEAGVDVLVVDTANGGAQLALDMIRRIKADPTFAGIDIIGGNVATTEGAQALIDAGVDAVKVGVGPGSICTTRVVAGVGVPQITAIHLAAKACGPAGVPLIADGGLQYSGDIGKALVAGADTVMLGSLLAGCEESPGEVVFTNGKQFKRYRGMGSLGAMSSRGRKSYSKDRYFQADVTSDDKIVPEGIEGQVPYTGSLAQVIYQLVGGLHQTMFYLGASTISQVKANGRFVRITSAGLRESHPHDVQMTTEAPNYHSSSAR, from the coding sequence ATGGGAGAACTCGCTACACATGATCCTTTCGGCCTGACCGGCCTCACCTACGACGACGTCCTGCTCCTACCCGAGCTTACGGACGTCGTTCCTTCATCCGTTGACACGAGCAGTCGCCTGACGAAGAACATCTCGCTGCGCATCCCGCTCCTGTCCGCCGCCATGGACACCGTCACCGAGGCGCGCATGGCCATCGCCATGGCCCGCCAGGGCGGCATCGGTATCCTTCACCGCAACCTCTCCATCGAGGAACAGGCCGCGCAGGTCCGTCAGGTCAAGCGCAGCGAATCCGGCATGGTCGAGGATCCGGTGACCGTCGGCCCCGACGCCACCATCGACGAACTCGACAGCCTCTGCGGTCACTACCGCGTCTCCGGCCTGCCCGTCGTGAACGAGGACGGCGCCCTCCTGGGCATCATCACGAACCGCGACCTGCGCTTCGTCCCCCAGGATCAGTGGGCTACCCTGCGCGTGCGCGACTGCATGACCCCGCGCGATCAGCTGGTCGTCGGTCAGGTCGGCATCTCCCGCGAGCACGCCAAGCACCTGCTGGCCGAGCACCGCGTTGAAAAGCTGCCCATCGTCGACGACAACGACCACCTGACCGGCCTCATCACCGTCAAGGACTTCGTCAAGACCGAGCAGTACCCCAACGCCACGAAGGACTCGCGCGGGCGCCTCGTCGTCGGCGCGGCCGTCGGCTACTGGGGCGACACCTGGGAGCGCGCCACCGCCCTGGCCGAGGCCGGCGTGGACGTCCTCGTCGTCGACACCGCGAACGGCGGCGCCCAGCTCGCCCTCGACATGATCCGCCGCATCAAGGCCGATCCGACCTTTGCTGGCATCGACATCATCGGCGGTAACGTCGCCACGACCGAGGGCGCGCAGGCGCTCATCGACGCGGGCGTCGACGCCGTCAAGGTCGGCGTGGGCCCCGGCTCGATCTGCACGACCCGCGTCGTCGCGGGCGTCGGCGTCCCTCAGATCACCGCGATCCACCTGGCCGCCAAGGCCTGCGGCCCCGCCGGCGTCCCGCTCATCGCGGACGGCGGCCTGCAGTACTCGGGTGACATCGGCAAGGCCCTCGTGGCCGGCGCCGACACCGTCATGCTCGGCTCCCTGCTGGCCGGCTGCGAGGAGTCCCCGGGCGAGGTCGTCTTCACCAACGGCAAGCAGTTCAAGCGCTACCGCGGCATGGGCTCGCTCGGCGCGATGAGCTCGCGTGGGCGTAAGTCCTACTCCAAGGACCGCTACTTCCAGGCCGACGTCACCTCCGACGACAAGATCGTCCCCGAGGGCATCGAGGGCCAGGTGCCCTACACCGGCTCCCTCGCCCAGGTCATCTACCAGCTCGTCGGCGGCCTGCACCAGACCATGTTCTACCTGGGTGCCTCCACGATCTCCCAGGTCAAGGCCAACGGCCGCTTCGTGCGCATCACCAGCGCGGGCCTGCGCGAGTCGCACCCGCACGACGTGCAGATGACGACGGAAGCGCCGAACTACCACTCCTCTTCGGCGAGGTAA
- a CDS encoding AGE family epimerase/isomerase: MNAPWNNEDLRRAFDADFDALVAFASRSKARVGFAFLRADGQVDLGRPLDARISARMTHVFALAQMRGIEGAAHLVNHGLAALAGPLRAPNGSWYAEVVPTSENSATPVPRAVFSQRAQSAMIGAAAAAAMVGHEEARDLLADLEADQDQRWWDPCAGAVREEIDAATGSRSPLRRLSTNLDTAQAYLAAWEATGERVWFDRARSILRLVGEIAARCAFALPDLYDEEWRPLPASCDQAPVELIRPGDTLPGLGFKAARLIGQTYAILTHMGEKPGPWMIDTATALYDRALADGWTDEGVGGIVYTLDPTGVVAAPQRMHWVVCEAASAARVLAEVVDPSRAEDLAVDYARAVAWADSHARAGMGRWIHEVAPDGSVSMLVWEGRPDALTAARMLARGAAPIHLTVTGATAARYASQASQSASS; the protein is encoded by the coding sequence ATGAACGCCCCCTGGAACAACGAAGATCTGCGCCGCGCTTTTGACGCTGATTTTGACGCGCTCGTCGCCTTCGCTTCCCGGTCGAAGGCGCGGGTCGGTTTCGCCTTCCTGCGCGCCGACGGTCAGGTCGATCTCGGGCGTCCCCTCGACGCGCGTATCAGCGCGCGCATGACCCACGTCTTCGCCCTCGCGCAGATGCGAGGCATTGAGGGTGCCGCGCACCTCGTCAACCACGGCCTGGCAGCCCTCGCAGGCCCCCTGCGCGCTCCGAATGGCTCCTGGTACGCAGAGGTCGTGCCCACGTCAGAGAACAGCGCCACCCCCGTTCCCCGCGCGGTATTTTCCCAGCGTGCACAGTCCGCGATGATCGGTGCGGCTGCCGCTGCCGCCATGGTCGGGCACGAGGAAGCGCGTGACCTGCTCGCCGACCTCGAAGCGGACCAGGATCAACGCTGGTGGGACCCGTGCGCCGGAGCCGTGCGCGAAGAGATTGATGCCGCGACCGGCTCCCGGTCGCCCCTGCGTCGACTCTCCACCAACCTCGACACTGCCCAGGCCTACCTGGCCGCCTGGGAGGCGACGGGGGAGCGCGTCTGGTTCGACCGCGCGCGCTCGATCCTGCGCCTCGTCGGAGAGATCGCCGCGCGCTGCGCCTTCGCCCTGCCCGACCTCTACGACGAGGAATGGCGACCCCTGCCCGCCTCCTGCGATCAGGCTCCCGTTGAGCTCATCCGACCCGGAGATACGCTCCCCGGCCTCGGCTTCAAGGCCGCCCGCCTCATCGGGCAGACCTACGCGATTCTCACGCACATGGGCGAAAAACCCGGCCCCTGGATGATCGACACCGCGACCGCCCTCTACGACCGTGCCCTCGCCGACGGATGGACGGACGAGGGCGTGGGCGGCATCGTCTACACCCTCGATCCCACAGGCGTCGTCGCCGCCCCCCAACGCATGCACTGGGTCGTGTGCGAGGCTGCCAGCGCCGCCCGCGTCCTCGCCGAGGTCGTGGACCCTTCGCGCGCCGAGGACCTCGCCGTTGACTACGCTCGCGCCGTCGCTTGGGCCGACTCCCACGCGCGCGCCGGCATGGGCCGTTGGATCCACGAGGTCGCCCCCGACGGCTCCGTCTCCATGCTCGTGTGGGAGGGGCGCCCCGACGCCCTCACCGCCGCCCGCATGCTGGCACGAGGCGCCGCCCCGATCCATCTCACAGTCACCGGCGCGACCGCAGCCCGCTACGCCTCCCAGGCCAGCCAGAGCGCGTCCTCCTGA
- a CDS encoding WhiB family transcriptional regulator, translated as MTDVSRLPGPMIDAWEWQYEAACRDLDTELFFHPEGERGSTRRRRAANAKAICATCPVIEQCRSYALAAQEPYGIWGGMTEEERREEIRSSGRGRRVS; from the coding sequence ATGACTGACGTCTCCCGTCTGCCCGGACCCATGATCGACGCGTGGGAATGGCAGTACGAAGCGGCGTGCCGAGACCTGGACACCGAGCTGTTCTTCCACCCCGAGGGTGAGCGCGGCTCCACGCGCCGACGCCGTGCAGCAAACGCTAAGGCAATCTGCGCGACCTGCCCGGTTATCGAGCAGTGCCGGTCTTACGCTCTGGCCGCTCAGGAGCCCTACGGCATCTGGGGTGGAATGACTGAAGAAGAACGACGCGAAGAGATCCGCTCCTCCGGACGCGGTCGCCGCGTCTCCTAA
- a CDS encoding DsbA family protein has translation MTSNDTKASQKKAEDTSTNLYKTLFFVTAPITAILAGACVWMGVQLSSTSPASQATPAATPTAAEQMPQNTETAAPSQTNAKNLEIMKSFMRHQADDPQAKGDVNAPVTMVLFSDFACPYCTKYAQDVDPALADLVEDGTLRVEWYDLAQITETSPLAAQAGIAAGEQGKFWEFHDVVYAAADPTGHPQYSEQALVDFAAKAGVPDLDKFRETMLSDHTASKVKAAKEQAHQSGITGTPTMFINKAFVSGYRDAAYIRNTILDQAAQSAS, from the coding sequence ATGACCAGCAACGACACCAAGGCCTCGCAGAAAAAGGCTGAGGACACCTCCACCAACCTGTACAAGACCCTGTTCTTCGTCACCGCACCGATCACCGCGATCCTCGCGGGCGCGTGCGTGTGGATGGGTGTTCAGCTCTCCTCCACCTCTCCGGCGAGCCAGGCAACCCCGGCGGCCACGCCGACCGCGGCCGAACAGATGCCGCAGAACACGGAGACGGCGGCCCCCAGCCAGACGAACGCCAAAAACCTGGAGATCATGAAGTCTTTCATGCGCCACCAGGCTGACGACCCGCAGGCGAAGGGCGACGTGAATGCCCCCGTCACAATGGTGCTCTTCTCGGACTTCGCGTGCCCCTACTGCACGAAGTACGCCCAGGACGTCGACCCCGCGCTGGCCGACCTCGTCGAGGATGGCACCCTGCGCGTGGAGTGGTACGACCTGGCCCAGATCACCGAGACCTCTCCCCTGGCAGCCCAGGCGGGCATCGCTGCGGGCGAGCAAGGTAAGTTCTGGGAGTTCCACGACGTGGTGTACGCAGCGGCCGACCCGACCGGTCACCCCCAGTACTCCGAGCAGGCCCTCGTTGACTTTGCAGCCAAGGCGGGTGTGCCCGACCTGGACAAGTTCCGCGAGACGATGCTCTCCGACCACACCGCCTCCAAGGTGAAGGCGGCCAAGGAACAGGCCCACCAGTCCGGCATCACGGGCACGCCCACGATGTTCATCAACAAGGCGTTCGTCAGCGGCTACCGCGACGCCGCCTACATCCGCAACACCATCCTCGACCAGGCGGCGCAGTCCGCGTCCTGA
- a CDS encoding MerR family transcriptional regulator yields MPRAILAQSAHADRSRTMSSVSDELGVSPSTLRTWERRYGLGPAQRETGERRRYQPEDVDRLRAMIHHVRAGMSAAEAAKRALAESTLLPRRGPANAAQLRSVALSDDYQRLEEVIEAAVASHGLVHTWSRFVEPTLKSLRSAPGGEPIGSTPALMLVNAFQRVCRSIYQSRPARSLVGGDRVAIISDSLHETAAQVIGVALAWYGCDVRMLSSENYGGISTTERFREYVRGGVPALTVVLGCGPECAQTVENLVARYGVPTIMVGADAPEILSPQVQRVRTISACVEEALALLAPQADLELVGRS; encoded by the coding sequence ATGCCACGAGCCATACTGGCGCAGTCGGCGCACGCCGACCGCTCCCGCACCATGTCCTCTGTCTCCGATGAACTGGGAGTATCCCCCTCCACCCTGCGCACCTGGGAACGACGCTACGGCCTCGGCCCCGCGCAGCGTGAGACTGGCGAGCGACGTCGCTACCAGCCCGAGGACGTTGACCGTCTGCGCGCCATGATCCACCACGTGCGCGCCGGCATGTCCGCCGCCGAGGCCGCCAAGCGCGCCCTCGCAGAAAGTACGCTCCTGCCCCGTCGAGGCCCAGCGAACGCCGCCCAGCTGCGCTCCGTCGCCCTCTCCGATGACTACCAACGCCTCGAAGAAGTGATCGAGGCGGCCGTCGCCAGCCATGGCCTCGTCCATACGTGGTCGCGATTCGTCGAACCGACCCTCAAATCCCTGCGCTCCGCTCCGGGCGGCGAACCCATCGGCAGCACGCCCGCCCTCATGCTGGTCAACGCCTTCCAGCGCGTGTGCCGCTCCATCTACCAGTCTCGCCCGGCCCGCTCCCTCGTCGGAGGGGACCGCGTCGCGATCATCTCCGACTCGCTCCACGAGACCGCCGCCCAGGTCATCGGCGTCGCTCTGGCCTGGTACGGCTGCGACGTGCGCATGCTCTCCAGCGAAAACTACGGCGGCATCAGCACCACCGAACGCTTCCGCGAGTACGTGCGCGGAGGCGTCCCCGCCCTCACTGTCGTCCTCGGATGCGGTCCCGAGTGCGCGCAAACGGTAGAAAATCTCGTCGCGCGCTACGGAGTGCCGACGATCATGGTGGGAGCGGACGCCCCCGAGATCCTCTCGCCCCAGGTGCAGCGCGTGCGCACCATCAGCGCCTGCGTCGAGGAAGCCCTCGCCCTCCTTGCGCCCCAGGCCGACCTGGAGCTCGTCGGCCGCTCCTGA
- the groES gene encoding co-chaperone GroES produces MSISIKPLEDRIVIRQVEAEQTTASGLVIPDTAKEKPQEGEVIAVGPGRVDDNGNRIPVDVKVGDVVIYSRYGGTEVKYDGQEFQILSSRDVLAVVER; encoded by the coding sequence ATGTCGATCTCCATCAAGCCCCTCGAGGACCGCATCGTCATCCGCCAGGTTGAGGCCGAGCAGACCACCGCCTCCGGCCTGGTCATTCCGGACACCGCCAAGGAGAAGCCGCAGGAAGGCGAAGTTATCGCCGTGGGCCCCGGCCGCGTGGACGACAACGGTAACCGTATCCCCGTCGACGTCAAGGTCGGCGACGTCGTCATCTACTCGCGCTACGGCGGCACCGAGGTCAAGTACGACGGCCAGGAGTTCCAGATCCTGTCCTCGCGTGACGTGCTGGCGGTCGTGGAGCGCTGA
- a CDS encoding glutamate--cysteine ligase → MSLPFGSSQRSTIGVEWELQLVDRDSHDLRQSADAIIDRATTDGKLYPGVHREMLLNTIEVVSKPRATVAECMADLMDCVDYLTPLASDLRIDLATAGTHPFARPGRQRVTDSERYAQLVERTAYWGHQMLLYGVHVHVGVEDRAKILPIQAALTAHLGHLQAISASSPFWAGEDTGYASNRAMVFQQLPTAGIPRQFATWEDLEAYTDDMIRTGVIEGFDEVRWDIRPSPAFGTIENRVYDAATNATEVATFAAFTHVLVEHFSRLYDAGEPLPSLPDWFVAENKWRSARYGMDATLIVSRDGATESAREGIARLKEELAPVAADLNCAREFAGLETILTIGASYERQRAVAAAARPGQGLDAVVDLMRAEMSAGRPLALAEFATLNA, encoded by the coding sequence ATGTCTTTGCCCTTCGGTTCCTCCCAGCGTTCCACGATCGGTGTCGAGTGGGAGCTCCAGCTCGTCGACCGCGACTCCCACGATCTGCGTCAGAGCGCGGACGCAATCATTGACCGCGCCACGACCGACGGGAAGCTCTACCCGGGCGTCCACCGCGAGATGCTGCTCAACACGATCGAGGTCGTCTCCAAGCCGCGCGCAACCGTCGCCGAGTGCATGGCCGACCTCATGGACTGCGTCGACTACCTGACCCCCCTAGCCTCGGACCTGCGCATCGACCTGGCCACCGCCGGCACGCACCCCTTCGCACGCCCGGGCCGCCAGCGCGTCACCGACTCGGAGCGCTACGCGCAGCTGGTGGAGCGCACCGCCTACTGGGGACACCAGATGCTCCTGTACGGCGTCCACGTGCACGTCGGCGTCGAAGACCGCGCGAAGATCCTCCCGATCCAGGCCGCCCTCACCGCCCACCTGGGCCACCTGCAGGCCATCTCCGCGTCGTCCCCCTTCTGGGCGGGCGAGGACACGGGCTACGCGTCCAACCGCGCGATGGTCTTCCAGCAGCTGCCCACCGCCGGCATCCCGCGCCAGTTCGCCACGTGGGAGGACCTCGAGGCCTACACGGACGACATGATCCGCACGGGCGTCATCGAGGGATTCGACGAAGTCCGCTGGGACATCCGCCCCTCGCCGGCCTTCGGCACGATCGAGAACCGCGTGTACGACGCTGCGACGAACGCGACCGAGGTCGCCACCTTCGCGGCCTTCACCCACGTCCTCGTCGAGCACTTCTCGCGCCTGTACGACGCGGGCGAGCCGCTTCCCTCCCTGCCGGATTGGTTCGTCGCTGAGAACAAGTGGCGCTCGGCGCGCTACGGCATGGACGCGACGCTGATCGTGTCGCGCGACGGCGCGACCGAGAGCGCGCGCGAGGGCATCGCGCGATTGAAGGAAGAGCTGGCCCCCGTGGCCGCCGACCTGAACTGCGCACGCGAGTTCGCCGGACTGGAGACGATCCTGACGATCGGCGCCTCCTACGAGCGTCAGCGGGCCGTCGCGGCGGCCGCTCGCCCCGGCCAGGGCCTCGACGCGGTCGTGGACCTCATGCGTGCGGAGATGAGCGCCGGGCGCCCCCTGGCTCTCGCCGAATTCGCAACCCTGAACGCCTAA